One window of the Babesia microti strain RI chromosome IV, complete genome genome contains the following:
- a CDS encoding conserved Plasmodium protein, unknown function (overlaps_old_locusTagID:BBM_III06135), whose product MGRIDRTFVRAINFVQNSPHCYVFLPRFFSTLTQSFQSRNDVYKLLTNTPPPGIDELYAGIKYLSGPERIHAVKDSQFDDYMDEIESRISSMNSAFLGNYSLRLSLLAPQNPKVVKVVEAICDALIGRPEAHPREIIQCGFAAASVELDKPQFFEFVKQQLTANIDLASADTLNLSLHMIFKSKRTDRVLTALVCEKLAELTDRFIAHDVVNTLRTLSRTALCKGFLLRRLSTLIADNLDQFDKTQLIHCLYRLSTLKFVTEKFYSNVYTVIERELTMLSDPLKLKLLITASLCNLREHKVKELLKGITPVHGWETSCMFDYCYSLIYFNGAGKDVSSKVKSCLKLIATRQPITSRRYALTFKEALDELAATNPGIYESLSPEWTKTLDKFVKTEKEKIELQPGFQEVKHVLDTASRHFNYTFKPLEAVDNFQVNFLEESKKIVIDVESPTLLSNFAIKHRYLSAKGYKPLCVRYWEWRRIKTESGQLEYLNKLLQTTNAAL is encoded by the exons ATGGGTAGAATAGATCGTACTTTTGTTAGagcaataaattttgtacaaAATTCACCACATTGTTATGTTTTTTTGCCGAGATTCTTCAGTACTTTGACACAATCTTTCCAATCCCGTAATGATGTCTACAAATTACTGACTAACACACCACCTCCTGGTATAGATGAATTATATGCCGGCATAAAATACCTTTCTGGACCGGAAAGAATACATGCTGTCAAAGATTCCCAATTTGATGACTACATGGATGAGATAGAGTCAAGGATCTCTAGTATGAACTCGGCATTTTTGGGCAATTATTCACTAAGACTATCGCTGTTAGCACCACAAAATCCAAAGGTTGTGAAAGTTGTTGAGGCAATTTGCGATGCGCTAATTGGTCGTCCAGAAGCGCATCCTAGGGAAATTATTCAGTGCGGCTTTGCAGCAGCCTCAGTGGAGCTTGACAAACCACAGTTTTTCGAGTTTGTCAAACAGCAGCTCACGGCCAATATCGACTTGGCCTCGGCTGACACATTAAACCTATCGCTGCACATGATATTTAAATCAAAACGAACAGACAGAGTTCTTACGGCACTTGTTTGTGAAAAATTAGCAGAACTAACTGATCGTTTCATAGCGCATGATGTTGTTAATACACTTAGAACTTTGTCCCGTACTGCGTTATGCAAGGGATTTTTATTAAGACGCCTTTCTACTTTAATAGCTGATAATCTAGatcaatttgataaaacACAGCTTATACACTGTCTATACCGCCTCTCGACACTCAAGTTTGTAACTGAAAAATTCTATTCCAATGTCTATACCGTAATAGAGAGGGAATTAACTATGTTATCTGATCCATTGAAGTTAAAATTACTCATTACTGCTTCGTTGTGTAACCTTAGGGAACACAAAGTGAAGGAACTGTTGAAGGGCATAACTCCAGTTCATGGATGGGAGACAAGTTGCATGTTTGACTACTGTTACTCACTCATATATTTCAATG ggGCAGGAAAGGACGTTTCATCCAAGGTAAAATCGTGTCTAAAACTGATAGCCACCAGACAACCCATTACCTCTCGTCGCTACGCCCTCACTTTCAAAGAGGCACTGGACGAATTAGCCGCAACTAATCCTGGAATATATGAATCTTTGTCTCCAGAATGGACCAAAACATTGGATAAGTTTGTAAAGACTGAGAAGGAAAAGATTGAATTGCAACCCGGATTCCAGGAAGTTAAACACGTTTTAGACACTGCGAGTAGACACTtcaattacacatttaaaCCATTAGAGGCCGTTGATAATTTCCAggttaattttttggagGAATCAAAAAAGATAGTAATTGATGTGGAGTCACCGACATTATTGTCCAACTTTGCGATTAA